The sequence ATTGTAGCACAATCATTCTGAAACCACAGAATTTTATTATTCTCATTATAAGAGAAACCCCTTCATTAAACACAAAGGGGTTTTGTAGAACATTTATTTTGTGGATGCAACCATTAAGTCCGCAACACGTTTTGAGAATGTTACAGGGTCTTTGATTGGTAGTCCTTCAATAAGACATGCTTGATCGTATAGAATTGTTGCGAAATCACCGAGTTCATCCGGTTTCTCTTGATGCACACGCTCCAGAGCTTCCAATAATGGGTGTTCAGGGTTAATTTCTAAAATGCGTTTTGCTTTCACACGTTCGCCTTGATCTGGAATTGCATTCAATACTTTCTCCATCTCAAAGGATACACCCTCTTCACTTACAAGACACACTGGATGGTTTACAAGTCGTGTAGACAAGGTTACATCATCAACTTCATCTTTCAATGTTTCTTTTAGTGCTGTAATTAAATCTTTGTGACTTTCTTTTTTCGCTTCAATTGATTTTTTAGTTTCTTCATCAACTAAATCTAAGTCTCCTTGATTAATAGATTTAAAGGCTTTTCCCTCGTACTCTCTTAACATTTGAATTGCAAATTCATCAATTTCATCAGTGAAGTAGAGTACTTCATATCCTTTAGAAACAACAAATTCCGTTTGCGGTAAATGAGCACATTTCGTTACATTTTCGCCTGAGACATAGTAAATTTCTTCTTGATCCTCTTTCATACGTTCCTTATACTCTTTGAATGATACAAGATCTTCACTATGAGAACTCTTATAGAGAACAAGATCTTTTAGTGCATCACTCTTCGATCCATATGAAGTATAGATTCCGTATTTAATGGATAGTCCGAAATTAGTCCAAAATGATTCATATGCCTCACGATCATTTTTCATCATCAATTCTAATTCGCTTTTAATCTTCCGTTCGATACGTTTTGAAATCGCAGCAAGTTGACGGTCATGTTGTAAAATTTCACGAGATATATTGAGATTTAAATCCGGTGAGTCCACAAGACCACGTACAAATCTAAATTCTTCTGGAATTAAGGACTTATTATGATCCATGATAAATACGCCACGACTGTAGAGTTGGAGTCCCGGTTCAAATGATTGAGAGTAGAAATCCATTGGTACATGTTTAGGGATAAATAATAACGCATCAAAGGAAGGATTACCTTCGACTTTCATTTGAATCGTTTTAAATGGATCATCATAATCATGGAATTTATCTCTGTAGAATTGATTCAATGCTTCTTCAGTCACATCATTTTTAGAGCGTTTCCAAATTGGTATCATTGAGTTTAAGACTTCAGTCTCGCCTTCAACTTTCATTTCAATTGGATAACGGATGTAATCAGAATACGTTTTTACTAAGTTCTTAATCGTGTATTCATCAATAAAACGTTCATAAAATTCATCATCCGTATTGTCTTTAATCTTACAAATAATTGTAGAACCATGTTTTTCACGTTCTGCTTCTTCAATTTTAAATCCGTCTAAACCATCAGAACTAAATTTATATGCTTTTTCTTCGCCATAGGCTTTTGAGATTACATCCACATGATCACTGACCATGAATGCAGAATAAAATCCGACACCAAATTGACCAATCACATCGACCGCATCATCACCTTCTTCAAGTGCCTTCTTAAAGGCGTGAGAGTCACTTTTCGCAATTGTACCAAGGTATGTTTCCAATTCTTTCTCGGTCATACCAATACCGTAATCATGAATTGTTAGGGTACGGTTTTCCTCATCCAATTCTATTTCAATCTTCAAATCTTCTTTATTAATTTCAATTGAAGTATCTTGTAAAGATTTATAGTAAAGTTTATCTTCCGCATCACTCGCATTTGAAATTAATTCTCTTAAGAAAATTTCCTTATTCGTATAGATAGAATTAATCATTAAGTCTAGTAGCCTTTTTGATTCAGCTTTAAATTGTTTTGTTCGAGCCATTCTATTCCTCCTTAGCACTCTTATACCTTAAGTGCTAATATCATATCGCATTCTCGTATTTTGTCAACGGGTTTGAGAATATTTTTAGTTCTTAATTCGTATTACTAAATATGTATACAAAAAAACCAGTCCTAAGCTGGTTTTTTTGTTGAAACTTGCTCTAAAAGTTTCTTCCGTACTTCTGCACTAGAACTCAAATCCGTTAAAATTTTCAACGTATCTCCCGCAAGAATAACCGTATCTCCGTGTGGAATCAATTCATGTTCTCCACGCCCAAGCCCGGCTAACAAACATGACTTTGGCCAAAAGACGTCACGTACCATACACCCATCCAGTGCACTTTCCACATGAACACATACCTCGATAATCTCTTTTTCACCGGTAATGTTGGGTGCACGTTCCCCCGCAAGTCGTTCTAACATTGCTTCATATACAGGTTCACCGCCACATAAATCAGAAACAACATAGGCAACCAAAGATACCACCGCAATCGGCATTAGTTGGTCAAAATTACCAACCA is a genomic window of Erysipelothrix amsterdamensis containing:
- the htpG gene encoding molecular chaperone HtpG — its product is MARTKQFKAESKRLLDLMINSIYTNKEIFLRELISNASDAEDKLYYKSLQDTSIEINKEDLKIEIELDEENRTLTIHDYGIGMTEKELETYLGTIAKSDSHAFKKALEEGDDAVDVIGQFGVGFYSAFMVSDHVDVISKAYGEEKAYKFSSDGLDGFKIEEAEREKHGSTIICKIKDNTDDEFYERFIDEYTIKNLVKTYSDYIRYPIEMKVEGETEVLNSMIPIWKRSKNDVTEEALNQFYRDKFHDYDDPFKTIQMKVEGNPSFDALLFIPKHVPMDFYSQSFEPGLQLYSRGVFIMDHNKSLIPEEFRFVRGLVDSPDLNLNISREILQHDRQLAAISKRIERKIKSELELMMKNDREAYESFWTNFGLSIKYGIYTSYGSKSDALKDLVLYKSSHSEDLVSFKEYKERMKEDQEEIYYVSGENVTKCAHLPQTEFVVSKGYEVLYFTDEIDEFAIQMLREYEGKAFKSINQGDLDLVDEETKKSIEAKKESHKDLITALKETLKDEVDDVTLSTRLVNHPVCLVSEEGVSFEMEKVLNAIPDQGERVKAKRILEINPEHPLLEALERVHQEKPDELGDFATILYDQACLIEGLPIKDPVTFSKRVADLMVASTK